GCGGCACTTTCCACGGTCAGAATACCAGCTGCCGCTGACAGTCGGCTGATCAGTCGAGGCTCCGAGGCCGGAGGAATGGCCGGACCGTGGCTGACTGTATTGGCTGACTAGCAAAACCGAGGAGAAAAGAAAAAGCACTGTCAAACATACTGACAGCGCTAAGTTCTTATGCTGTAATGTGTTATCCAGAGCGGGAGACGGGACTCGAACCCGCGACCTTCAGCTTGGGAAGCTGACACTCTACCAACTGAGTTACTCCCGCCGCACTCACCGCACCCGCACGTGCCAAAACCAACCAGAGCCACAGAAGGGGATTGAACCCTTGACCGCTCGATTACGAATCGAGTGCTCTACCACTGAGCTACTGTGGCATTACCCCCCCACCTGCCCTCCAACCACACGTACCGAGGATGCCCTGACGCGGACTCGAACCGCGACGCCTTGCGGCACCACCCCCTCAAGATGGCGTGTCTACCAATTTCACCACCAGGGCAAACATCCAACCTTGCCGTCCTTCCCGCGCCGACCCACGACGCCCTGATCCCAGAAAATGCAACGGGGCCGACGGGGCTCGAACCCGCGACCTCCGCAGTGACAGTGCGGCACTCTAACCGACTGAGCTACGGCCCCAGTTGTGATCCTCCACCTGCACCCACACCCACGACTCCACCCACCGAAGGTAGCGCGTACGGGAGTCGAACCCGTCTCTGAACCTTGAAAGGGTCCCGTCCTAACCGATAGACGAACGCGCCGCAGGGCCGAAACGCCTCGACTCCACCACACCGTCGACCAACCACACGCACTCCCCACACCCACACCAACACCCGCATAGCGCTAACGGGATTCGAACCCGTGTTCCAGCCTTGAGAGGGCCGTGTCCTAGTCCCCTAGACGATAGCGCCGTTCGTCGTCCACCCGCACCCGCAACTCCCTCCCGCACAGGCCCGGCAGGAATCGAACCTGCAACCCCCGGTTTTGGAGACCGGTGCTCTACCAATTGAGCTACGGACCTTCACCGCGTTCCCGTGCAGAGTATCGACCCGCCAACCCCGGCCGACCACCCCAGGGTGCCTGACGGGGATTGAACCCGCAACCCCCGGAACCACAATCCGGTGCTCTAACCAATTGAGCTACAGGCACCATGCGTACCGCCCCACAACAGACACCCAAAATAGACCAACGCCGCCGCACGTTCAAGGGCCGGACCCAACCCGACCGGACCCAGCCCCGAACGAACCAGACCTATTCCTTCGAGCGCTCCAGATAGTCCCCGGTGCGCGGATCCACCCGGATCCGCTCCCCCACACTCAGGTACTCCGGCACGTTCACCGTCACCCCGTTGTCCAGCTTCGCCGGCTTCTGGCTCGCACTCTTCGTCGCCGTCTTCATCACCGGCGCCGTGTCCACGATCTCCAGCGTCAGCGAGTTCGGCAGCTCGATCCCGATCGGACGGCCATTGTAGTACTCGGCCACCAGCTTCATCCCGGGCTGCATCCACTGCGCGTTGTCGCCCAGCATCTCGTCGTCCATCTCGAGCTGGTCGTAGTCGCTGCTCTTCATGAAGTAGTACGTCCCCGCCGTCTCGTACAGGAACTCGAGGTCGTGCGTCTCCATCATCGCCTTCTCGATCGCGTCCGCCGCGCGGAACCGGTGCTCGAAGTTCGAACCGGTCCGCAGGTTCTTCATCTTCGTCTGCACCATCGCGCGCAGGTTGCCAGGCGTGTGGTGACGGAACTCGATCACCCGGCAGGGGTCGCCCTCCATCACGATCACCATGCCGCGACGAAGCTGCGTGGCCGGAACTGCCATATCAGTACATCCTCAACTCTGGGGTCCGTGTAGTGAACAGCCACGAAACATAGCGGACCCGGCCCGCCCGCTGCAGCCCACGCCCGGCTCCCGACCCGACACCGCCCCCGCCCCCTGTCACAGCGCCGGACGCCGCCCCCGGACACGGTCCAGTACCACCCGCACCGTCGGCCACGCATTCCGCGCCGCCTTCGACGCCCCCTCCGCCGTGGGGTGGATCCCGTCCGGCTGGTTGAGGCCGCTCACCCCGGCCACCCCCTCCAGCAGGAACGGCATCAGCGTCGCCCCGGTCGCCTTCGCCACCGCGGGATACACCGCCCGGAACGGCCCGGCATACCCGGCCCCGAGATTCGGCGGCGCCTCCATCTGCACCACCACCACCTCCGCCGCCGGCAGCCGCGACCGCACCTTCCCCACGATCGCCAGCAGGTTCTGCTGCAGCTGCGGCACCGACGTCCCCCGCAGCCCGTCGTTCGCCCCGGTCTCGATCACCACCACGTCCGCGGTGTCCTTCAGCAACCAGTCGGTGCGCCGCAGCGCTCCGGCCGAGGTCTCACCGCTCAGCCCGGCATTCTGCACCTGCACCCGGTAGCCGAGCGAGTCCGCGATGTGCCCCACCTGGCCGGGCCAGGCCTGTACGGCCGGGTCCGCCAGACCGAGACCGGCCGTCAGGCTGGTGCCGATGAACAGCACCCGCACCGGCCCCGTCTCGGCCACCCGCCCCATGTCCACCGAACTTCCCGGCGGCAACGGCGTTTCAGTGCCAGCACCGCCTGCACCAGCTACCGTTGACGTGTCGGGAGACGTGCCCCCCCGATCGGCAGATTGTGGCGCCGCGCCGCCGCCGCAACCATGCACCGACACCAGCAGCACGCCGAGCACCACGGCCCCGCGCAACCGGGCCGGACGGCCCCGCTTCGCACCACCCCGCGCGCCCCGATCCTCACCACCCCGCTGCTTCCGCATGTCTGACACCGGTTTGTCGTCATCCAGCCGCGCCGCGGCGCCCAGGGGCACGACGCCCATGATCGCGGTCCGCTCCCTGACGAAGGAATATCGCAGCGGCGGCGACGCACTGGCGGTCCTCCGTAACGTCACCTTCGACATCGCCGCCGGCGAGACGGTCGCCATCGTCGGCCCCTCCGGCAGCGGCAAGACGACGCTCCTCGGCCTCCTCGCCGGTCTCGATACCCCGACCACCGGCTCCGTGCTCCTCGCCGGCGCCGACCTCGCCACGCTCGACGAGGACGCCCGCGCCCGCCTCCGCGGCGAACGGGTCGGCTTCGTCTTCCAGAGCTTCCAGCTCGTGCCCACCCTCACCGCCCTCGAGAACGTGCAGGTGCCGCTGGAACTGCGCGGGATCCGCGACAGCGAGCCGCGCGCCCGCGACCTGCTGGAACGGGTGGGCCTGGGGCATCGCATCCATCACTTCCCGACGCAGCTCTCGGGCGGCGAACAACAACGCGTCGCCATCGCCCGCGCCTTCGTCAATCGCCCGCGCGTGCTCTTCGCCGACGAACCCACCGGCAACCTGGACGGGAGCACCGGCGAGAAGATCGTCGCCCTCCTCGAGCAGCTCAATCGCGAGGATGGCACCACCATCATCCTCGTCACGCACGACCCGGTGCTGGCCTCGCGCCTGGGCCGCCGCATCCGCCTCGCCGACGGCATCGTGATCGAGGACACGGGTGCCCCGGCCACGACGCCCACCCGCGCCGATCGCGCCGATTCCGACGAACCCGATGCGGTCGGGGCGATCGCGTGACACCGCCCCCCACGCTGCCCGCCGTCTCCTGGGCGCGACTCCCGGCCCTCGCCTGGAAGGAAAGCCGCACGGCACGACGACGCCTGCTGCTCTACATGTCGTCCATCGCCCTCGGCGTCGCGGCCCTCGTCGCCATCGACAGCTTCGCCGACAACCTCACCACCTCGGTCCGCGAACAGAGCCGCGCCCTGCTCGGCGGTGACGCCTCGCTGACGACACGCGCCGGCATGACACCGGCCGCCGACTCCCTGGTGGACTCGCTCGCGCGCAGCGGGATGACCATCGCGCGGGTGGTGGAGTTCCCGTCCATGGCCGCCATCACCGCCAGCGGCAACACCCGCCTCGTGCAGGTGCGCGGCGTGAGCAACAGCTGGCCGCTGTACGGCGACGTGGTCACCACGCCCGCCGGCGCCTTCACCCGCATCCGCAGCGAACATGCGGTGATGGTGGACCCGGGGCTGCTGGTCTCCCTCAACGCGAAGGTCGGTGACTCGCTCTCGCTGGGCTACGCGACGTTCGTGATCGCCGGCACCCTCACGCAGGTGCCCGGTGATGCGGGGTTCGTGTCGGTGGTGGGCCCGCGCGTCTTCGTGAGCGAGCAGTGGCTGGACGAGACCCGCCTGCTGAGCTTCGGCTCGCGCGCGTCGTACGAAACCCTGCTCAAGATGCCCCCGGGCATCAAGGCCACGACGTGGGCCGCGAAGAGCAAGCCGGCGCTGGAGAAGCTCAAGCTGCGCGTGCGCACGGCGGCCGAGTCGGAGGCGAACGTCACGGAGGCGATCAACACGCTGGGTGACTTCCTCGGCCTGGTGGGCCTCGTCGCGCTGCTGCTCGGTGGCATCGGCGTGGCCTCGGGCGTGCACGCCTTCATCCGCCGCAAGCAGGAGACCATCGCCGTGCTGCGCTGCCTCGGCGCGACCAGCAGGCAGGTGCTGGTGGTGTACGGCGTGCAGGCGGCGATGATGGGCCTGGCCGGCGCCGCCGTCGGTGCGGCACTCGGCGTCGCGATCCAGCTCGCGCTGCCGGGACTGGTGCGTGACCTGCTCCCGGTGGATGTGAGCGTGTCGCTGTCACCGATCGCGATCCTCTCCGGGCTGGCGGTGGGGGTGTGGGTGGCGCTCGCCTTCGCGCTGCGCCCGCTGGTGGGGGTGCGCAACGTGTCGCCGCTGCAGGTGCTGCGCACGCAGGTGGACGAGAGCCAGCAGCAGCCGTGGTACCGCGACTGGCGCGGCCTGCTGGTGCTGGCGGGCATCGTGTCGAGCATCATCGCGCTGGCCATCTCGCGCGCCGGTGGCGTGAAGGAGGGGCTCGCCATCAGCGCCGCCATCGCGCTGGTGCTGCTGCTGTTGCTGGGCAGTGCCTCGCTGCTGATGTGGGGCGCCCGCCGGGCCATGCGCGCCGGCTGGCCGTACGTGATGCGGCAGGGTGTCGCGAACCTCTACCGCCCCAGCAACCAGACGCGGTCGGTGGTGCTGTCACTGGGATTCGGCGCGTTCCTGGTGAGCACGCTGTACCTGCTGCAGACGGCGCTGCTTGCGCGTTTCTCGATGGATGCGGCGGCCAGCGGCGGCAACGTGCTGTTCTACGACGTGCAGGACGACCAGGGCGCGTGGATGGACACCATCGTCACGCGCAGCGGCCACACGCTGATCCAGCGCGTGCCGATCGTGACGATGCGCCTGAGCGAGGTGAAGGGCGTGCCGGTGAAGGTGGCGCAGAAGGCGGCAGAGGCGCTGAAGAAGGCGCCGTGGCCGTACACGCGCGAGTACCGCAGCACCTACCGCGACACGCTGGTGAAGAGCGAGACGCTGACCAGCGGCGCCTGGTTCGACACGGCACCCGCCGCCCCGGCCGGTTCGAGCCGCGTGAGCATCGACGAGTCCATCGCCGACGACCTGATGATCAAGGTCGGCGACGTGCTCACCTGGAACGTGCAGGGGGCCACGGTGACGACGGTCGTGGCCAGCACCCGCAAGGTGAACTTCGCCCGCTTCGAGCCGAACTTCTTCGTGGTCTTCGAGCGCAAGGCGCTCGAGGACGCGCCGAAGCAGTTCGCGGTGATCGCGAACGTGACCGGCGACAGCGCCATCGCCGCGCTCCAGCGCGACGTGGTGCGCAAGTACCCGAACGTGAGCTCGCTGGACATCTCGCTGATCACGCGCACCATCACGAACATCCTCGACAAGGTCAGCAGCGCGATCCGCTTCATGGCGATCTTCGCGCTCGTGATGGGCGTCCCGGTGCTGGTCAGCGCCGTCGCCGCCACCCGCCGCGAGCGGCTGCGCGAGGGGGTGCTGCTCAAGGTCCTCGGCGCCACCCGCGTGCAGATCGGCCGCATCATGCTCAGCGAGTACGCCGTGCTCGGCCTGCTCGGTGCGCTGAGCGGCATGCTGCTCGGCATCGGCGGGGCGTGGGCGCTGGCGACGTTCAGCTTCAAGGTGCCGTTCGCGATGGCCTGGGGGCCGGCGTTCGCGATCGCGGGGCTGCTGCTCGGGATCACGGTGCTGGTCGGGATCCTCACCGGGCGCGAAGTCTTCCGCGAGACACCCATGGCGGCGTTGCGCGAGTCGTGAGTGCTTCGCTCTCGGTGGGATAGCGAGCAGGGTTCACGCGGAAAACGCGGAAGCGTCCTGCCGCGATGCCTGTCTACGTCACCGCTCGCCGCGTTCGAATGCCGGCGGAACTGCGTACCCGGATGCGCAGTTCCTGCAGCAGTTCCTGCAGCAGTCACTCCAGCGTGAGCCGTCACCGGCGCCGCAGTGGTGTCGTGGGCTCTTTCCGCGTTTTCCGCGTTTTCCGCGTGAACCTTGTCAGCAGAGCCCGAACATCAAGGAGCCACGAGACACAGCGTCGACGCCGTCCCCAAGACCCCCGTCAGCGGTGCCCGAACATCATGGAACAACGAGCCGCGCCGTGGTCGTCTGCCCCGAGGTGATGGTCGAGCGCGTCTCGACGAGTGACCCGCCGAACGGGATCGCGATCACGCGCAGCGCCCCCGGCGGCATGCCGGTGAAGGTCGCGGTGCCGGTGCTGTCGGTGTTCTTGTTGCCCACCAGCGTGTTGAAGTTGTTGCCGGAGGCCTGCACCACCACGCCCACGTTGGGTGCCGGTGCGCCGCCGAGGGTGGTCTTGGTCACGACCACGCTGAGCGTGCCGAGGGCAGCGCGCTTGGCGGCGAGTCCGGAGGGAATCGGGGCGCGGAGCACCGACATCAGGCTGTAGATCGAGAGCCCGGTCGTGAGCGCCGGTGGCGCGGCCTTGGGCTCCAGGATCAGGTCCACCCGCGTGTAGTTCTCCGGCTGGCCGATCACGTCGCTCGACGGGTTGATGCCGCGCACCACCGCCAGCACGCTGTCGCTGCGCAGGTCGGCGTTGAACAGCGAGACGAAGGCCGCGTCGGTCACGTCGCTCCAGGCGTAGGCGACGCCGGTGAGGCTGTCGATCACGAACGGCTGGTAGAAGTAGCCGCGCGGCGGCTTGCGGACGTTCGCGAGCTCCACCCGCATCGCCGGCTTGCCGGTCTTCGCCACGTCCCAGAACAGCAGCGATCCGGTGCCCCCCGAGGCATACGCCACCTGGCGCGTGGGCGAGAGGAAGTCGCCGAAGGTGGCCCGCAGCGTGTCGGGCACGATCACGTCGTCGTCGCGGGTGACGGTGCCCTTCTGGTCGCGGAAGCGCAGGAAGAGCGGACGCGGCGTGGTGTCGTTGAAGGCGGAGCGGGTGGTGTCGGACTGGATCGTGAGCACCAGCCAGGCCCCGCGCTGCTGCGCCGAGTCGGCGGCAGAGAGCGTGACGGCGAAGCGGAGGCGCTGGCCGTAGAACGCGCCGCGCCAGAAGTCCTTCACGCCCGAGAGCTTGCTCGTGTCCACCGGGTTCGAGAGGTTGCCGGCGGCATCCAGCAGCGTGTCGGTGCGGATCACCCACTGCCGGTGCGACACCGGCACGGCGGTCGAGTCGAGCCCGTTGACGAGGAAGAACTGGTACCGCGCCTTGCCGTCGAGCGGCTTGGTCAGCGACACCTCGCCCACCAGCGAATCGACCACCGAGGCGTTGTTCACCGTGCGCCCGAAGGCGAGCGCGAACATCCCCGGGTACCGCACCTGGGAGACCTGCGTGAACTGGCTCTCGAAGCCGGCACCACCCATCGGCGTCACGGCGCCGTCCTCGGAGCAGGCGCCCAGCGTCGCGAGGGCCGCCAGACCCAGCACGGTCGCGCGGAGGTGGGAGAGTGTCGTGTGCTGCATGCCGCGCCGGGTCATCGTGCACCTCCCGCCGGTGCGCGCTTCACGCCGAGGCGGTACGTCAGGCCAATCGTCATGCGCGGGCCACCGAAGTTCTTCACGGCGGCCGGTGGCCGCGTGAACGGGGTCACGAAGGCAGGATCCTCGAGTGCCGGATCGCTGGGACGGATCTTGTCGCGGTCGAAGTTCATGAACTGTGCAATGCCGAAGCTGGCCGTGGCACCGAGGCGCTTCGTGAGCTCGGCCATGCCGATCACCGCGATGCCGTACGTAGGTGCGACGAAGGTGCCGGCGTTCGCCCCGCCGGCCGGCGACGGCAGCATGGCGTACAGGCCGCCGTTCAGGCTCACGCCGGCGCGGTACTTCCGGTCGTCATCCATGTCCTTGATGGCGTCGAGGCTGAGCCGGCCGGCAATCATCGTCGCGGTGCCGCCCACGGCCACGAACTGGAGGCTGTCGCCCACCGGCCGGTTCTCGTACGGGAAGTAGGCGCCGTTCACCTTGGTCGTGCCGGCATCGACCGTCGCACCGACGTGCAGCCACTCCGGCGAGAACTGTCGCCTGAGCCCGAGGGTCAGCATCGGCAACGAGGAGCTGGTGGCGTTGGCGGCCTCGAAGCGCGAGGTGCCGATGCCGAAGGAGAGCTCGGTGCGCCGCACCGGCACGCTGCTGCGGGTGCGACGTGCGCCACCGGCTGGCGCGGTGTCGGGACGACGGACCTGGGCCAGCAGGGAGAGCGGCAGTGCGCCGGCAAGCAGCGCCACCAGGGCGCTCTGGCGCAACAGGCCACTCCGGTTCGGAGAGTGCATACGGAGACTGAAAGGGGCGGGAACGGCCACGCTGCAGCCGCGCGGTCCCCGCGGGGGGAACCCACGGGTGTGACGATAGAGGATAATCCCCGTCACCAGTCGCGGCGCGGCACAACGGCCGCGCCCGCCAGCCCCGCTGCAGGCTACTTGAAGCGGATGCCGTTCGGGGCCACGTAACCCTTGGCCGGCACGACGGGCGCCGCCGGCTTCGCGGGTGTGCGCGGCCCGTGCCCTGCCGGACGTCCGCCGGCAGCCGCCCCGCCGCCACCCGCGCCGCCACGGCTCCGGCCTGCACCCTCCGCCGGCGGACGCTCGCCACTCTTCATCGTCAGCGCGATCCGGCCCCGCGCCAGGTCCACCGACTGCACGGTCACCGTGACCTTCTGGCCCACCTGCACCACGTCGTTCGGGTCCTTCACGAACCGGTCGGCGAGCTGGCTCACGTGCACCAGCCCATCCTGGTGCACACCGATGTCCACGAACGCCCCGAAGGCGACGATGTTCGTGACCACACCCTCCAGCACCATGCCGGCACTGAGGTGCTTCATGTCCGTGACGTCGTCCCGGAACGCCGGCGGCACGAAGCTCTCGCGCGGGTCTCGTCCGGGCTTCCGCAGCTCGGCGACGATGTCCTGCAGCGTCGGCAGCCCCACGTCATCCGAGACGTACTTCGACAGCTCCAGCGACGACAGCAGTGCCTCGTTGCCCACCAGCTCCTGCAGCGACACGCCACGGTCCTTCGCGATCTTCGCCACCAGGGCGTAGCGCTCGGGGTGCACCGCGCTCGCATCCAGCGGATGGGCACCACCGCGCACGCGCAGGAATCCCCCCGCCTGCTCGAACGCCTTCGCGCCCAGCCGCGGCACCTCCTGCAGCTCCTTGCGCGCCGTGAAGCCGCCCTTCGCATCCCGTGTCGCCACGATCGCCTGCGCCAGCGCCGGCCCCACGCCGGACACGTACGCCAGCAGCTGCGCCGAGGCGGTGTTCACCTCCACGCCCACGCGGTTCACGCAGCTCTCTACGATGTCATCCAGCCGCTGGCGCAGCTTGGGCTGGTTCACGTCGTGCTGGTACTGCCCCACGCCGATCGACTTGGGATCGATCTTCACCAGCTCCGCCAGCGGGTCCTGCAGCCGGCGCGCGATGCTCACCGCGCCGCGGATCGACACGTCGAGGTCGGGGAACTCCTCGCGGGCCACGTCGCTGGCCGAGTACACCGAGGCACCGGCCTCGCTCACCACCACCACCGTCGGGGCCGGCGGCTCGAGCTCGCGCAGCGTGGCCCGCACCAGCGTCTCCGTCTCGCGCGAGGCGGTGCCGTTGCCGATCGCGATCAGCTCGGGCTTGAAGCGGCCGACGATCGCGCGGATGGTGGCCGCGAAACGGTCCTCCTGGTGCAGGTAGAGCGTGTCGGTGTGCTGCAGCGCGCCGGTGCGGCTCACCAGCGCCACCTTCACCCCGGTGCGGAAGCCGGGATCGAGCCCCAGCACGCTCTTCTCCCCCGCCGGTGCCGAGAGCAGGAGCTGCTCGAGGTTCCGCCCGAAGATGAGGATTGCCTCCTCGTCGGCGCGCGTCTTGAGCTCCAGCCGCAGTTCCACCTCGATGCCGGGCGACAGGAGGCGGTTGTAGGCATCGTCGGCCACCTGCGCCAGCAGCGCGGCCGCCTTCCGCGTGCCGACCACGTCGCGCTGCAGCCGCGGCCCGATGTCGGCCACCGGCGCGTCCACGCTCCACACCAGCTCACCCTCGGTCTCGCCGCGGCGGATGGCCAGCACGCGATGTGACGGGATGGTGCCGAGCGGCTCGCGGAACTCGAAGTAGTCCGAAAACTTCGAGACCTCCTCCTTCCGCCCGAGCGCCCGCGCGCTCTTCACGGCGCCCTTCGCCCGGGTCACCTCGCGGATCCATCCGCGCACCGCCGCGTCCTCGGCCACCTGCTCGGCGAGGATGTCGCGCGCACCGGCGAGCGCCGCGTCCACGTCGGCCACATCCTTCGCCGCGTCGACGTACCCGGCGGCGGCATCGCGCGCGCCGGCGTCATCCACCGTGCCCGCCCAGATCGCCTCGGCCAGTGGCCCCAGGCCGCGCTCTCGGGCGATGATCGCACGGGTGCGACGCTTGGGCTTGTACGGGAGGTAGAGGTCCTCCAGTGCCTGCTTGGTGGTCGCACCGAGGATCGACGCCTTCAGCCGGTCGTCCAGCTTGCCCTGCTCGTCGATGCTCTTGAGCACCGCCGCCCGCCGCTCCTCCAGCTCGCCGAGGTACTGCGCCCGGTCGCGCACGTCGCGCAGCTGCACCTCGTCCAGCCCGCCCGTCATCTCCTTCCGGTACCGCGCGATGAACGGCAGCGTGTTGCCCTCCGCGAACAGCGCCAGGGTGCGTTCCACCGAGGTGACGGGGAGCGCCAGTTCACGCGCAACGGTCGAGATGAGTGACGGAGCCATCGGGAAGGTCTGGGTGGGAAATGCCGGTGCCGATCGAAGCGGCAAACTGCGCCCGTCACGTGCGGACGGCAACGCCTTGACTTCCGTCCTTCGCGGGGCTTCTACGCCTGACGGGCATCGTCAACAGGGTTCACGCGGAAAACGCGGAAACGCACTACATCACAGCCGGCTTGGTCGCAGTTCCTGTTTCTGAAATGCGGAAGGAACTGCGTGGGAGGGCGCGCAGTTCCTTCCGCATTTCTTCAGGTCGAGCCGTCGCCGGGGTGGCCGCGCTGTAGTGGGTCCTTTCCGCGTTTTCCGCGTTTTCCGCGTGAACCTTCTTAACGATGCCGTATGAACAGCTAATGCATGTCCGCCGGCGACATCGCTGTCCGATTGCGTCCGGTGCGCCAGAGCAGCAGCAGCGGCAGGCCGAGTGTCATCACCGCACCGCTCAGCAGGTAGATCTTCGAGAACGAGATGACGCTGGCCTGCGCCAGCACCTGCCGCTCCAGCACCTGGTACGCCTGGGCCGCCGCGGTGGTGGCGTCGGATCCGCGGGCCACGAAGGCGCGCGAGAACCCCGCCAGCCGCTGCGTCACGTCCGGGTCGCCGGCCGACATGTGCGTCACCAGGCTGCTGCGGGCGCTGGCGGTGAAGCGGGAGAGCAGCGTGGCCATGATCGCGATGCCCAGCGAGCCACCCAGCTGGCGCGTGAGGTTGAACAGCGCCGTGCCCTGGGGCACGCTCATGGGTGAGAGCTCTGCCATGCTGGCGTTGGTGAGCGGCACGAAGATCAGCCCCATGCCCACACCGCGCAGGATCAGCGGCCAGAACACGTCGTCCGCACCGGCGTCCAGGCTGAGCTGCGACAGCCACAGCATGCAGGTGCCGAACATCGCCACGCCGGCCACGATGGTGTAGCGTGCGTCGAGCCTGTTGGCGTTGCGGCCGATGATCGCCATCGTGAACGCACTCGCGATCGCGCCCGGGAAGATCACCTTCCCCGTCTGCCACGCCGTGAAGCCGTGGAGCTGCTGGAGGAACACCGGCAGCACGAAGATCGAGCCGTACATCGCCAGCCCCAGCATGGCGGCGAACACCACCCCGACGGCGAGCTGCCGGCTGCGCAGCACGCGCAGGTTCACGATCGGTTGCTCGAAGGTCAGCTCGCGCCAGATGAACGCGGCCATCGAGAGCGCGCTGATCGCGGCGAGGCCGGTCACCAGGCCGCTGTCGAACCAGTCGTTCCGCTCGCCGCGCTCG
This is a stretch of genomic DNA from Gemmatimonadaceae bacterium. It encodes these proteins:
- a CDS encoding ABC transporter permease; the encoded protein is MTPPPTLPAVSWARLPALAWKESRTARRRLLLYMSSIALGVAALVAIDSFADNLTTSVREQSRALLGGDASLTTRAGMTPAADSLVDSLARSGMTIARVVEFPSMAAITASGNTRLVQVRGVSNSWPLYGDVVTTPAGAFTRIRSEHAVMVDPGLLVSLNAKVGDSLSLGYATFVIAGTLTQVPGDAGFVSVVGPRVFVSEQWLDETRLLSFGSRASYETLLKMPPGIKATTWAAKSKPALEKLKLRVRTAAESEANVTEAINTLGDFLGLVGLVALLLGGIGVASGVHAFIRRKQETIAVLRCLGATSRQVLVVYGVQAAMMGLAGAAVGAALGVAIQLALPGLVRDLLPVDVSVSLSPIAILSGLAVGVWVALAFALRPLVGVRNVSPLQVLRTQVDESQQQPWYRDWRGLLVLAGIVSSIIALAISRAGGVKEGLAISAAIALVLLLLLGSASLLMWGARRAMRAGWPYVMRQGVANLYRPSNQTRSVVLSLGFGAFLVSTLYLLQTALLARFSMDAAASGGNVLFYDVQDDQGAWMDTIVTRSGHTLIQRVPIVTMRLSEVKGVPVKVAQKAAEALKKAPWPYTREYRSTYRDTLVKSETLTSGAWFDTAPAAPAGSSRVSIDESIADDLMIKVGDVLTWNVQGATVTTVVASTRKVNFARFEPNFFVVFERKALEDAPKQFAVIANVTGDSAIAALQRDVVRKYPNVSSLDISLITRTITNILDKVSSAIRFMAIFALVMGVPVLVSAVAATRRERLREGVLLKVLGATRVQIGRIMLSEYAVLGLLGALSGMLLGIGGAWALATFSFKVPFAMAWGPAFAIAGLLLGITVLVGILTGREVFRETPMAALRES
- a CDS encoding ABC transporter ATP-binding protein — its product is MSDTGLSSSSRAAAPRGTTPMIAVRSLTKEYRSGGDALAVLRNVTFDIAAGETVAIVGPSGSGKTTLLGLLAGLDTPTTGSVLLAGADLATLDEDARARLRGERVGFVFQSFQLVPTLTALENVQVPLELRGIRDSEPRARDLLERVGLGHRIHHFPTQLSGGEQQRVAIARAFVNRPRVLFADEPTGNLDGSTGEKIVALLEQLNREDGTTIILVTHDPVLASRLGRRIRLADGIVIEDTGAPATTPTRADRADSDEPDAVGAIA
- a CDS encoding arylesterase encodes the protein MPPGSSVDMGRVAETGPVRVLFIGTSLTAGLGLADPAVQAWPGQVGHIADSLGYRVQVQNAGLSGETSAGALRRTDWLLKDTADVVVIETGANDGLRGTSVPQLQQNLLAIVGKVRSRLPAAEVVVVQMEAPPNLGAGYAGPFRAVYPAVAKATGATLMPFLLEGVAGVSGLNQPDGIHPTAEGASKAARNAWPTVRVVLDRVRGRRPAL
- a CDS encoding DHA2 family efflux MFS transporter permease subunit, with product MATTVQPVPARSRAGVAEDPYANRYWIAAAVTLAAVLELVDTSIVNVAVPHMMGNLGATLDEIAWVSTGYIIANVIVIPMSSWLSNWFGRRNYLVGSILLFVAASFFCGAATGLWPLVFWRVIQGLGGGALLSTAQATLFEAFPPDEVGKGQAIFGMGVMVGPTLGPTLGGYIVDNLDWPWIFYINVPLGLLAAALVWAFVRDSKNAVRATKVDVAGIVLLATSIGTLQFMLERGERNDWFDSGLVTGLAAISALSMAAFIWRELTFEQPIVNLRVLRSRQLAVGVVFAAMLGLAMYGSIFVLPVFLQQLHGFTAWQTGKVIFPGAIASAFTMAIIGRNANRLDARYTIVAGVAMFGTCMLWLSQLSLDAGADDVFWPLILRGVGMGLIFVPLTNASMAELSPMSVPQGTALFNLTRQLGGSLGIAIMATLLSRFTASARSSLVTHMSAGDPDVTQRLAGFSRAFVARGSDATTAAAQAYQVLERQVLAQASVISFSKIYLLSGAVMTLGLPLLLLWRTGRNRTAMSPADMH
- a CDS encoding RNA-binding transcriptional accessory protein, translated to MAPSLISTVARELALPVTSVERTLALFAEGNTLPFIARYRKEMTGGLDEVQLRDVRDRAQYLGELEERRAAVLKSIDEQGKLDDRLKASILGATTKQALEDLYLPYKPKRRTRAIIARERGLGPLAEAIWAGTVDDAGARDAAAGYVDAAKDVADVDAALAGARDILAEQVAEDAAVRGWIREVTRAKGAVKSARALGRKEEVSKFSDYFEFREPLGTIPSHRVLAIRRGETEGELVWSVDAPVADIGPRLQRDVVGTRKAAALLAQVADDAYNRLLSPGIEVELRLELKTRADEEAILIFGRNLEQLLLSAPAGEKSVLGLDPGFRTGVKVALVSRTGALQHTDTLYLHQEDRFAATIRAIVGRFKPELIAIGNGTASRETETLVRATLRELEPPAPTVVVVSEAGASVYSASDVAREEFPDLDVSIRGAVSIARRLQDPLAELVKIDPKSIGVGQYQHDVNQPKLRQRLDDIVESCVNRVGVEVNTASAQLLAYVSGVGPALAQAIVATRDAKGGFTARKELQEVPRLGAKAFEQAGGFLRVRGGAHPLDASAVHPERYALVAKIAKDRGVSLQELVGNEALLSSLELSKYVSDDVGLPTLQDIVAELRKPGRDPRESFVPPAFRDDVTDMKHLSAGMVLEGVVTNIVAFGAFVDIGVHQDGLVHVSQLADRFVKDPNDVVQVGQKVTVTVQSVDLARGRIALTMKSGERPPAEGAGRSRGGAGGGGAAAGGRPAGHGPRTPAKPAAPVVPAKGYVAPNGIRFK
- a CDS encoding carboxypeptidase regulatory-like domain-containing protein, producing the protein MTRRGMQHTTLSHLRATVLGLAALATLGACSEDGAVTPMGGAGFESQFTQVSQVRYPGMFALAFGRTVNNASVVDSLVGEVSLTKPLDGKARYQFFLVNGLDSTAVPVSHRQWVIRTDTLLDAAGNLSNPVDTSKLSGVKDFWRGAFYGQRLRFAVTLSAADSAQQRGAWLVLTIQSDTTRSAFNDTTPRPLFLRFRDQKGTVTRDDDVIVPDTLRATFGDFLSPTRQVAYASGGTGSLLFWDVAKTGKPAMRVELANVRKPPRGYFYQPFVIDSLTGVAYAWSDVTDAAFVSLFNADLRSDSVLAVVRGINPSSDVIGQPENYTRVDLILEPKAAPPALTTGLSIYSLMSVLRAPIPSGLAAKRAALGTLSVVVTKTTLGGAPAPNVGVVVQASGNNFNTLVGNKNTDSTGTATFTGMPPGALRVIAIPFGGSLVETRSTITSGQTTTARLVVP
- the efp gene encoding elongation factor P; protein product: MAVPATQLRRGMVIVMEGDPCRVIEFRHHTPGNLRAMVQTKMKNLRTGSNFEHRFRAADAIEKAMMETHDLEFLYETAGTYYFMKSSDYDQLEMDDEMLGDNAQWMQPGMKLVAEYYNGRPIGIELPNSLTLEIVDTAPVMKTATKSASQKPAKLDNGVTVNVPEYLSVGERIRVDPRTGDYLERSKE